A genome region from Deltaproteobacteria bacterium includes the following:
- the rfbD gene encoding dTDP-4-dehydrorhamnose reductase, whose translation MRFLITGANGQLAREFIRILNKEDIITLTKEELDISDLNAVEKCVGSLNPDVILNCAAYNLVDKSEDDIETAIRVNAHGVKNLAAASKRFNAFFVHYSTDYVFDGKKEDFYTEDDEPIPINNYGKSKLSGERYLQDETDNFLLFRVSWVFGKGRQNFLCKLLDLADKNKVIRIVSDQISVPTYVNDIAKTTLSALGKGLKGIYHLTNSGYASRYEVARYFLEKLGKKNLILPVRSDYFPCSAKRPYFSAMSNNKISKAVDAAIPDWEDGIDRYVEDYTKHGERVF comes from the coding sequence GTGAGATTTTTAATTACAGGGGCAAATGGTCAACTTGCCAGAGAATTTATAAGGATATTGAATAAGGAAGATATAATAACCCTCACAAAAGAGGAACTGGATATATCTGACTTAAATGCTGTGGAAAAATGCGTTGGCAGTTTAAACCCTGATGTGATTCTGAATTGTGCCGCATATAATCTGGTTGATAAATCTGAAGATGATATTGAGACCGCCATTAGAGTCAATGCACACGGCGTTAAAAATCTAGCAGCAGCATCAAAGAGATTTAATGCCTTTTTTGTGCACTATTCAACCGATTATGTATTTGACGGCAAAAAAGAGGATTTTTATACAGAAGATGATGAGCCAATCCCCATTAACAATTATGGGAAAAGTAAATTGTCAGGGGAAAGATATTTGCAGGATGAAACAGACAATTTCTTATTATTCAGAGTGAGTTGGGTATTTGGAAAGGGGAGACAAAACTTTCTTTGTAAGTTACTGGATTTGGCAGATAAGAACAAGGTTATAAGGATTGTCAGCGACCAGATTTCAGTGCCTACCTATGTAAATGATATTGCAAAGACAACCCTGTCTGCACTGGGAAAAGGGTTAAAAGGTATCTATCACTTAACAAACAGCGGTTATGCATCAAGATATGAGGTTGCAAGATATTTTTTAGAAAAACTCGGAAAGAAAAACCTAATTTTACCTGTCCGTTCAGATTATTTTCCATGTTCTGCAAAACGGCCTTACTTTTCTGCCATGTCTAATAATAAGATTTCAAAAGCCGTTGATGCTGCCATACCTGATTGGGAGGATGGTATTGATAGATATGTAGAGGATTATACAAAACATGGAGAGAGGGTATTTTAA
- the rfbB gene encoding dTDP-glucose 4,6-dehydratase — protein sequence MKLLVTGGAGFIGSEFVRQGVECGYDMVVADTLTYAGDLDRIKSVEDKIKFYNADITHREAVEDIFKKEKIDGVIHFAAETHVDRSISDAYPFLDTNVKGTYVLLDIARKYNVERFVNISTDEVYGELGEDGSFSEATPLNPNSPYSVSKGAADMLGRAYHRTYGLPVITVRPSNNYGPWQYPEKLIPVIITKALNNEKVPVYGAGQNVREWLYVSDCASAVLNILEKGRGGGIYNIGSGEERKNIDVVKGILGIMEKSEELIEFVQDRPGHDYRYCLDSNKIKEEIGFRCRVSFEEGIERTVRWYADNMMWNKNKPFFKLKI from the coding sequence ATGAAACTTTTAGTCACAGGTGGCGCGGGTTTTATAGGCAGTGAGTTTGTAAGACAGGGTGTGGAATGCGGCTATGATATGGTAGTGGCTGACACACTAACCTATGCAGGTGACTTGGATAGAATAAAATCTGTTGAAGATAAGATTAAGTTTTACAATGCAGACATTACACACAGGGAAGCGGTGGAAGATATTTTTAAAAAGGAGAAAATAGATGGTGTTATTCACTTTGCAGCAGAGACCCATGTTGACAGGAGTATATCCGATGCCTATCCCTTTTTAGATACAAATGTAAAGGGGACTTATGTCCTGCTGGATATTGCCAGAAAGTATAATGTAGAAAGGTTTGTAAACATATCCACTGATGAGGTTTATGGTGAACTTGGGGAAGATGGAAGTTTTTCTGAGGCAACCCCTTTAAATCCAAATTCCCCTTATTCAGTCAGCAAGGGAGCTGCTGATATGCTGGGCAGGGCATACCATAGGACTTATGGACTTCCTGTAATTACAGTAAGACCTTCCAATAATTATGGTCCTTGGCAGTATCCTGAAAAACTGATTCCGGTTATAATTACAAAGGCATTGAATAATGAAAAGGTTCCTGTTTACGGTGCAGGGCAGAATGTCAGGGAGTGGCTGTATGTCTCTGATTGTGCATCTGCTGTCCTTAATATTCTGGAAAAGGGCAGGGGAGGGGGGATATACAATATCGGGAGCGGCGAGGAAAGGAAAAATATTGATGTTGTTAAGGGCATACTTGGGATTATGGAGAAGTCAGAGGAACTTATAGAGTTTGTCCAAGACAGGCCAGGGCATGACTACAGATACTGTCTTGACTCAAATAAAATAAAGGAAGAGATAGGATTTAGGTGTAGGGTTTCGTTTGAGGAGGGTATAGAAAGGACTGTAAGATGGTATGCAGATAATATGATGTGGAATAAAAATAAACCCTTTTTTAAGTTAAAGATATAA